In the genome of Oscarella lobularis chromosome 1, ooOscLobu1.1, whole genome shotgun sequence, one region contains:
- the LOC136191597 gene encoding DNA repair protein XRCC1-like isoform X2, translating into MPDLPISDVVSFSSEDPTHCAKNLLKADAFRKWNCQEAGEKQASVILQLEKASEIHGIDIGNDWSAFIEVLVNRSSSDDPDYKVLLVTSSFMSPSDCKNGANASRVRMFGMDNLNKTTVKEKWDRVKIICTQPYNKTVKYGLSFVRFLGPQEASSKDSLSFGGFKLRDDASDDVTVGSAFKKQSDESQVSGPAPISSSSSSSSSQIKIPARLTNTETKQIVAKPESGSPAPRPPPPKKRTQSTTPFNKIMSGVTIVLSGFQNPYRGELRDKAIAMGAKYSSDWNTKSTHLICAFPNTPKFNQVKAANGIIVKKDWILDSHRQGVLLPAQRYGFAPSKRPDSSSEDDSEEEPPPRKKPSSKPKPSLRRVAIIDSDSEDDDEEERKTKVSSTAKKAAPPAAKKSKIMYDSEDTDDEIQKVISAADAPKSSTEKTNSKEESDTDVDENCVEEIPAKFEPLPDIFTNLHFLLYGQFKEEVERRLRRYVTAYNGVLEDYMSDKVTYVVTASEWDSNFDKALGDNSSLQFVKPKWIYTCHEQKKLVPHQRYAVIPQ; encoded by the exons ATGCCCGACCTTCCaatcagcgacgtcgtgtcTTTCAGCAGTGAAGATCCT ACCCACTGCGCCAAGAATCTCCTCAAAGCGGACGCCTTTCGCAAGTGGAATTGCCAGGAGGCCGGAGAAAAGCAAGCATCCGTCATACTCCAG CTCGAAAAAGCGAGCGAAATACACGGAATCGATATCG GAAACGATTGGTCGGCTTTTATCGAAGTTTTGGTGAACCGCTCCAGCTCCGATGACCCAGATTACAAg gttcttttggtcacgtcgtcgtttatGAGTCCGTCTGATTGCAAGAACGGTGCTAATGCAAGTCGTGTACGCATGTTCG gtaTGGATAATCTCAATAAGACGACAGTGAAGGAGAAATGGGATCGAGTCAAAATCATATGCACGCAGCCTTATAACAAG ACTGTAAAATATGGCCTATCTTTTGTGAGATTCTTAGGACCCCAGGAGGCTTCTTCTAAGGATTCG CTTTCGTTTGGCGGTTTCAAATTGCGAGATGATGCctcagatgacgtcaccgtggGCTCTGCCTTTAAAAAGCAAAGTGACGAAAGTCAAGTGTCTGGGCCAGCTCCaatatcatcatcatcatcatcatcatcatcgcaAATAAAAATTCCAGCGAGG ctTACCAACACGGAGACGAAACAGATTGTAGCAAAGCCAGAAAGCG GGTCACCAGCTCCTCGTCCACCACCACCCAAAAAGCGCACAC AATCCACTACCCCTTTCAATAAAATTATG AGTGGTGTTACTATTGTGCTAAGCGGCTTTCAGAATCCCTATCGCGGTGAACTGCGCGATAAGGCAATTGCCATGGGAGCCAAATACTCATCCGACTGGAATACCAAATCTACTCACTTGAT TTGCGCTTTTCCTAATACTCCAAAATTTAATCAAGTCAAAG CTGCAAATGGAATAATTGTCAAGAAGGATTGGATATTGGACTCCCATAGACAAGGCGTCCTATTGCCAGCTCAAAG ATATGGGTTTGCACCAAGCAAGCGGCCTGACAGTTCGAGCGAGGACGACTCTGAGGAGGAGCCTCCCCCTAGAAAGAAGCCGAGTAGCAAGCCTAAGCCTTCGCTAAGACGCGTTGCAATCATTGATAGTGACtctgaagatgacgacgaagaagaaaggaaaactAAAG TTTCATCTACTGCAAAGAAAGCAGCGCCTCCGGCTGCTAAGAAGTCAAAAATTATGTACGATAGTGAAGACACTGATGATGAAATTCAAAA aGTAATATCTGCAGCAGATGCCCCCAAATCATCGACCGAAAAGACCAATTCTAAGGAGGAGAGCGATACGGACGTGGATGAGAACTGTGTGGAGGAAATTCCCGCCAAATTTGAGCCTCTACCCGATATCTTCACCAACCTTCACTTTCTCCTGTACGGACAGTTCAAGGAGGAAGTGGAACGACGCCTAAGACGCTACGTAACCGCATATAACGG TGTTCTTGAAGACTACATGTCGGACAAAGTGACGTACGTCGTCACAGCATCCGAATGGGATAGCAACTTCGACAaa GCATTGGGCGACAATTCTTCTTTACAATTCGTCAAGCCCAAGTGGATCTACACGTGCCACGAGCAAAAGAAACTCGTTCCCCATCAAAGATACGCGGTCATTCCCCAATAA
- the LOC136191597 gene encoding DNA repair protein XRCC1-like isoform X1 has product MPDLPISDVVSFSSEDPTHCAKNLLKADAFRKWNCQEAGEKQASVILQLEKASEIHGIDIGNDWSAFIEVLVNRSSSDDPDYKVLLVTSSFMSPSDCKNGANASRVRMFGMDNLNKTTVKEKWDRVKIICTQPYNKTVKYGLSFVRFLGPQEASSKDSLSFGGFKLRDDASDDVTVGSAFKKQSDESQVSGPAPISSSSSSSSSQIKIPARLTNTETKQIVAKPESGSPAPRPPPPKKRTQESTTPFNKIMSGVTIVLSGFQNPYRGELRDKAIAMGAKYSSDWNTKSTHLICAFPNTPKFNQVKAANGIIVKKDWILDSHRQGVLLPAQRYGFAPSKRPDSSSEDDSEEEPPPRKKPSSKPKPSLRRVAIIDSDSEDDDEEERKTKVSSTAKKAAPPAAKKSKIMYDSEDTDDEIQKVISAADAPKSSTEKTNSKEESDTDVDENCVEEIPAKFEPLPDIFTNLHFLLYGQFKEEVERRLRRYVTAYNGVLEDYMSDKVTYVVTASEWDSNFDKALGDNSSLQFVKPKWIYTCHEQKKLVPHQRYAVIPQ; this is encoded by the exons ATGCCCGACCTTCCaatcagcgacgtcgtgtcTTTCAGCAGTGAAGATCCT ACCCACTGCGCCAAGAATCTCCTCAAAGCGGACGCCTTTCGCAAGTGGAATTGCCAGGAGGCCGGAGAAAAGCAAGCATCCGTCATACTCCAG CTCGAAAAAGCGAGCGAAATACACGGAATCGATATCG GAAACGATTGGTCGGCTTTTATCGAAGTTTTGGTGAACCGCTCCAGCTCCGATGACCCAGATTACAAg gttcttttggtcacgtcgtcgtttatGAGTCCGTCTGATTGCAAGAACGGTGCTAATGCAAGTCGTGTACGCATGTTCG gtaTGGATAATCTCAATAAGACGACAGTGAAGGAGAAATGGGATCGAGTCAAAATCATATGCACGCAGCCTTATAACAAG ACTGTAAAATATGGCCTATCTTTTGTGAGATTCTTAGGACCCCAGGAGGCTTCTTCTAAGGATTCG CTTTCGTTTGGCGGTTTCAAATTGCGAGATGATGCctcagatgacgtcaccgtggGCTCTGCCTTTAAAAAGCAAAGTGACGAAAGTCAAGTGTCTGGGCCAGCTCCaatatcatcatcatcatcatcatcatcatcgcaAATAAAAATTCCAGCGAGG ctTACCAACACGGAGACGAAACAGATTGTAGCAAAGCCAGAAAGCG GGTCACCAGCTCCTCGTCCACCACCACCCAAAAAGCGCACAC AAGAATCCACTACCCCTTTCAATAAAATTATG AGTGGTGTTACTATTGTGCTAAGCGGCTTTCAGAATCCCTATCGCGGTGAACTGCGCGATAAGGCAATTGCCATGGGAGCCAAATACTCATCCGACTGGAATACCAAATCTACTCACTTGAT TTGCGCTTTTCCTAATACTCCAAAATTTAATCAAGTCAAAG CTGCAAATGGAATAATTGTCAAGAAGGATTGGATATTGGACTCCCATAGACAAGGCGTCCTATTGCCAGCTCAAAG ATATGGGTTTGCACCAAGCAAGCGGCCTGACAGTTCGAGCGAGGACGACTCTGAGGAGGAGCCTCCCCCTAGAAAGAAGCCGAGTAGCAAGCCTAAGCCTTCGCTAAGACGCGTTGCAATCATTGATAGTGACtctgaagatgacgacgaagaagaaaggaaaactAAAG TTTCATCTACTGCAAAGAAAGCAGCGCCTCCGGCTGCTAAGAAGTCAAAAATTATGTACGATAGTGAAGACACTGATGATGAAATTCAAAA aGTAATATCTGCAGCAGATGCCCCCAAATCATCGACCGAAAAGACCAATTCTAAGGAGGAGAGCGATACGGACGTGGATGAGAACTGTGTGGAGGAAATTCCCGCCAAATTTGAGCCTCTACCCGATATCTTCACCAACCTTCACTTTCTCCTGTACGGACAGTTCAAGGAGGAAGTGGAACGACGCCTAAGACGCTACGTAACCGCATATAACGG TGTTCTTGAAGACTACATGTCGGACAAAGTGACGTACGTCGTCACAGCATCCGAATGGGATAGCAACTTCGACAaa GCATTGGGCGACAATTCTTCTTTACAATTCGTCAAGCCCAAGTGGATCTACACGTGCCACGAGCAAAAGAAACTCGTTCCCCATCAAAGATACGCGGTCATTCCCCAATAA
- the LOC136194355 gene encoding low-density lipoprotein receptor-like — protein MGIRSPAVLVVAALCISLRLADICTERADVLFSCKSGAFNCVSRSFVCDGENDCDKGEDEHNCGVDCESNGLFRCAIGHPCIPGSWKCDGDNDCVDGSDETTTLCGTKCDGAREFYCGSGECIGASSLCDGNRDCFDNSDETPPNCYVTPEPPCNSTFEFDCNEEVSRCIPLQWKCDGEDDCDNGIDENGCSNLRPPQHQQRESTNTPSFLVASCEGMFKCGSGECLSFKRVCDNKTHCSDGSDEKNCFIDECANGTASCRGSQMCVDLPTGYDCTCPKGFQITATGCEDINECASFGYCQQHCSNSVGSFKCSCDSGYILRPDQRSCKSESGEAYLLYTHGHDIHRMNLASLQYETVYHSTKVLVSYVGVAFHYQSSMVYFCDYQSDSIYGVPLSGGDAIELYTDVGAPEGLAVDWLNNRLYWTESDRGRVVMGSLDGDERSRRVIVSMGDKIRGIAVDPRRGVMFWTDWGKWPLVARANMDGSGVRVLINDTDVVKWPNGLTIDLYGEYVFWCDGWYEKIVVMDYEGKKMKTLIQGGIGNIFGLALYDDKLIFSEWRQGKVFVSGMLDGSHKYTVASSAVSDVSGIAMYQEQQQPLHDNPCQRSMCSHYCVPSAGNETGFVCMFYSGMGLLNDNATSGHPCDNQYCNWNGDCLRSMDSEDQVCLCNEGFYGSRCDRLTPTSAPVRGPTRFVTSSSFNRLPVILGTVFGFLFFIATVAVFLLFLQRKAAKEEGNFDNPVSDVTRDDVTVRAKDDCSTSPNCHTQMNGDATVTSV, from the exons ATGGGCATACGAAGTCCCGCCGTACTCGTTGTAGCGGCCCTATGTATCAGCCTAAGGCTCG CGGATATATGTACGGAGCGCGCCGACGTGCTCTTTTCGTGCAAGTCGGGCGCGTTCAATTGCGTCtcgcgatcgttcgtctgcgacggcgaaaacgattgCGATAAGGGCGAAGACGAACACAACTGCGGAGTCG ATTGTGAAAGTAACGGCTTGTTCCGTTGCGCCATCGGGCACCCGTGCATCCCAGGCTCGTGGaaatgcgacggcgacaacgactgcgTCGACGGATCCgatgaaacgacgacgctatGCGGAACAA AGTGCGACGGAGCCCGTGAATTCTACTGCGGTTCCGGCGAGTGCATAGGGGCGTCTTCCCTGTGCGATGGCAATCGCGACTGTTTTGATAACTCGGACGAGACTCCACCAAACTGCT atgTGACTCCGGAGCCCCCCTGCAATTCGACTTTTGAATTCGACTGCAATGAAGAGGTGTCTCGATGCATTCCCCTCCAATGGAagtgcgacggcgaagatGACTGCGATAACGGTATTGACGAAAATGGCTGCTCAAACCTGCGACCACCACAACATCAGCAac GTGAATCGACCAATACTCCTTCGTTCTTGGTTGCTTCCTGCGAGGGCATGTTCAAGTGTGGCTCGGGCGAGTGTCTCTCATTCAAGCGCGTGTGCGACAACAAGACGCACTGTAGCGACGGATCGGACGAGAAGAATTGCT tcatcgacgagtgcgcaAATGGGACAGCATCGTGCCGGGGATCTCAAATGTGCGTCGATTTGCCGACCGGATACGACTGCACGTGTCCGAAAGGATTTCAAATAACCGCCACCGGATGCGAAG ATATTAATGAATGTGCTTCATTCGGATATTGCCAGCAGCACTGCTCCAACTCTGTGGGAAGTTTCAAGTGTTCGTGTGACTCAGGATATATACTGAGACCTGACCAACGTTCCTGCAAATCCGAGA GCGGAGAAGCGTACTTGCTCTACACTCACGGGCACGATATTCACAGGATGAACTTGGCGTCGCTGCAGTACGAAACAGTCTATCACTCGACTAAGGTTTTAGTCTCGTACGTCGGAGTAGCATTCCACTACCAAAGCAGCATG GTATATTTTTGCGACTATCAATCTGACTCCATTTACGGCGTACCGCtttccggcggcgacgccatCGAGCTCTACACCGACGTCGGTGCGCCGGAgggtctcgccgtcgactggCTCAACAATCGTCTCTACTGGACTGAATCCGATCGAGGACGTGTCGTCATGGGATCGCTTGACGGAGACGAGCGCTCGCGACGCGTGATCGTGAGCATGGGAGATAAGATTCGCGGCATTGCCGTCGATCCGCGACGCGGCGTCATGTTTTGGACGGATTGGGGGAAGTGGCCGCTCGTGGCGCGCGCCAATATGGACGGAAGCGGCGTGCGCGTGCTGATCAACGACACGGACGTGGTCAAGTGGCCGAACGGACTCACGATCGATTTATACGGCGAATACGTCTTCTGGTGCGACGGATGGTACGAGAAGATCGTCGTGATGGACtacgaaggaaagaaaat GAAAACTCTTATTCAAGGTGGCATAGGCAATATCTTCGGACTCGCTCTCTACGACGACAAGCTCATATTCTCAGAGTGGCGCCAAGGCAAAGTCTTCGTCTCCGGCATGCTCGACGGCAGTCACAAGTACACCGTCGCCTCGTCGGCGGTCAGCGACGTGAGCGGCATCGCGATGTATCAGgaacagcagcagccgcTCCACGATAATCCGTGTCAACGATCAATGTGCTCGCACTATTGCGTACCTAGTGCCGGCAACGAGACGGGCTTTGTTTGCATGTTCTATTCGGGTATGGGGTTGCTCAACGACAACGCGACGAGTGGACATCCGTGTGATAATCAGTATTGCAATTGGAATGGTGACTGTTTGAGGAGCATGGACTCGGAAGATCAAGTCTGCTT gTGCAATGAGGGCTTTTATGGGTCTCGGTGCGATCGGTTGACGCCTACTAGTGCGCCGGTTCGGGGTCCTACTCGCTTCGTTACTTCGTCATCTTTCAATCGATTACCTGTTATTCTTGGAACTGTCTTTGGCTTTCTGTTCTTCATTGCCACGGTAGCtgtctttctccttttcctacAACGCAAAGC TGCCAAAGAGGAAGGGAATTTCGATAATCCCGTCTCTGATGTGACCAGGGACGATGTGACCGTCAGAGCAAAGGACGACTGCAGCACATCTCCCAACTGCCACACTCAG ATGAACGGTGACGCAACGGTGACGAGCGTTTGA
- the LOC136191528 gene encoding low-density lipoprotein receptor-like — MSIRRPAVLAVAALCIGLGLADICTEHADVLFSCKSGAINCVSRSFVCDGENDCDNGEDEYHCGVDCESNGLFRCAIGHPCIPGSWKCDGDNDCVDGSDETTALCGRKCDGANKFHCGSGECIAAFSVCDGNRDCLDNSDENSSNCHATPEPPCNSTFQFDCKEETSRCISLIWKCDGEDDCDNGIDENACSSPQPAPSQQPLPVSLGPTVSAILQCSDREYKCLDGERCIPYPHRCDSYVDCKDGSDENQETCKTAPRCPPRLQFSCVTTPQCIPWSKHCDGVDDCQDNSDEYGCELTNAPSFLVASCEGMFKCGSGECLSYKRVCDNKMHCGDGSDETNCFIDECANGTASCRGSQTCVDLPTGYDCTCPKGFQITATGCEDIDECASFGYCQQNCSNSLGSFICSCDSGYILRPDQRSCKSESGEAYLLYAHGHEIRSMDLASLQYEKVFHSSQGTISYIGVTFHYQSGMVYFCDFQSHSIHGVPLSGGNVIELYTDVGAPEGLAVDWLNNRLYWTESDRGNVVMGSLDGNKSSRRVIVSMGDKIRGIAVDPRRGVMFWTDWGKWPLVARANMDGSDVRVLINDTDVAKWPNGLTIDLYGEYVFWCDGWYEKIVVMDYEGKKMKTLIQGGIGNIFGLALYDDKLIFSEWRQGKVVISGMLDGSHKYTVASSAVSDVRGIAMYQEQQQPLHDNPCRRSMCSHYCVPSAGAETGFVCMCNLGVPLLNDNATCGRPEVLCDNRYCNLNGDCLKRMASKDQVCLCSKGFYGPKCDWLTPTTNESTPTTSESTPTSDSIRDPILSATSSSGLLNDGATSGHPEVPCDNQYCNGNGDCLRRMDSEIQVCVCNEGFHGSRCDPLTPMPTSAPVRGPTRSATSSSSNKLPVVLGTVFGFLFLVAMVAVIFFFLRHKGAKKEGNFAIPVYYSNRDNVTVRAKEDYSSTSLNNHT; from the exons ATGAGCATACGACGTCCCGCCGTACTCGCCGTAGCGGCCCTATGTATCGGCCTCGGCCTAG CGGATATATGTACGGAGCACGCCGACGTGCTCTTTTCGTGCAAGTCGGGCGCGATCAATTGCGTgtcgcgatcgttcgtctgcgacggcgaaaacgattgCGATAATGGCGAAGACGAATACCACTGCGGAGTCG ATTGTGAAAGTAACGGTCTGTTTCGTTGCGCCATCGGGCACCCGTGCATCCCAGGCTCGTGGaaatgcgacggcgacaacgactgcgTCGACGGATCCGACGAAACGACCGCACTATGCGGAAGAA AGTGCGACGGAGCTAATAAATTCCACTGTGGTTCCGGCGAGTGCATAGCGGCGTTTTCCGTGTGCGATGGCAATCGCGACTGTTTGGATAACTCGGACGAGAATTCATCGAACTGCC atgcGACTCCTGAGCCTCCCTGCAATTCGACTTTTCAATTCGACTGCAAAGAGGAGACGTCGCGATGCATTTCCCTCATATGGAaatgcgacggcgaagacgactgCGATAACGGCATCGACGAGAATGCCTGCTCCAGCCCGCAACCAGCACCATCTCAGCAac CTTTGCCTGTTTCTCTTGGTCCGACTGTTTCAGCTATACTCCAGTGCAGCGATCGCGAGTACAAGTgtctcgacggcgagcgtTGCATTCCCTATCCGCATCGATGCGACTCGTACGTTGACTGCAAGGACGGCTCGGATGAGAACCAAGAGACGTGCAAAA CTGCACCAAGATGTCCGCCCAGACTTCAGTTCTCCTGCGTGACGACGCCGCAATGCATACCATGGTCGAAGCACTGCGACGGTGTCGATGATTGCCAGGACAACTCGGATGAATACGGAT gtgAATTGACTAACGCTCCTTCGTTTCTGGTTGCCTCCTGCGAGGGCATGTTCAAGTGCGGCTCGGGCGAGTGTCTCTCGTACAAGCGCGTGTGCGACAACAAGATGCACTGCGGCGACGGATCGGATGAGACGAATTGCT TCATTGACGAGTGCGCAAATGGGACAGCATCGTGCCGGGGATCTCAAACGTGCGTCGATTTGCCGACCGGGTACGACTGCACGTGTCCGAAAGGATTTCAAATAACCGCCACCGGATGCGAAG atattgacgaatgtgcttCATTTGGATATTGCCAGCAGAACTGCTCCAACTCGCTTGGAAGTTTCATCTGTTCATGTGATTCAGGATATATATTGCGACCCGACCAGCGTTCCTGCAAATCCGAGA GCGGAGAGGCGTACCTGCTGTACGCTCACGGGCACGAAATTCGCAGCATGGACTTGGCGTCGTTGCAGTATGAAAAAGTCTTTCACTCGTCCCAAGGCACGATCTCGTACATCGGCGTAACATTCCACTACCAAAGCGGCATG GTATATTTTTGTGACTTTCAGTCTCACTCCATCCACGGTGTCCCGCTTTCCGGCGGTAACGTCATCGAGCTCTACACCGACGTCGGTGCTCCGGAaggtctcgccgtcgactggCTCAACAATCGTCTCTACTGGACCGAGTCCGATCgcggcaacgtcgtcatGGGATCGCTCGACGGAAACAAAAGCTCGCGACGCGTGATCGTGAGCATGGGAGACAAGATTCGCGGAATCGCCGTTGATCCGCGACGCGGCGTCATGTTTTGGACGGACTGGGGAAAGTGGCCGCTCGTGGCGCGCGCCAACATGGACGGAAGCGACGTGCGCGTGCTGATCAACGACACGGACGTCGCCAAGTGGCCGAACGGACTCACGATCGATTTATACGGCGAATACGTCTTCTGGTGCGACGGATGGTACGAGAAGATCGTCGTGATGGACtacgaaggaaagaaaat GAAAACTCTTATTCAAGGTGGTATAGGCAATATCTTCGGCCTCGCTCTCTACGACGACAAGCTTATATTTTCCGAGTGGCGCCAAGGCAAAGTCGTCATCTCCGGAATGCTCGACGGCAGTCACAAGTACACCGTCGCCTCGTCGGCGGTCAGCGACGTGCGCGGCATCGCGATGTATCAGgaacagcagcagccgcTCCACGATAATCCGTGTCGACGATCGATGTGCTCGCACTATTGCGTGCCGAGTGCCGGCGCCGAGACGGGCTTCGTATGCATGTGCAATTTAGGTGTACCATTGCTCAACGACAACGCGACGTGCGGACGCCCGGAAGTGCTGTGCGATAATCGATATTGTAATTTGAATGGCGACTGTTTGAAGAGAATGGCGTCGAAAGATCAAGTCTGCTT GTGCAGCAAAGGCTTTTATGGACCTAAATGCGATTGGTTGACTCCAACTACTAATGAGTCGACTCCAACTACTAGTGAGTCGACTCCAACTAGTGACTCTATTCGGGATCCAATTCTTTCCGCCACTTCGTCTTCTGGATTGCTCAACGACGGTGCTACGAGCGGACACCCGGAAGTGCCTTGCGATAATCAATATTGTAATGGGAATGGAGACTGTTTGAGGAGAATGGACTCGGAAATTCAAGTCTGCGT GTGCAACGAAGGGTTTCATGGGTCTCGGTGCGATCCGTTGACGCCGATGCCAACTAGTGCGCCGGTTCGAGGTCCAACTCGTTCCgccacttcgtcgtcttccaatAAATTACCTGTCGTTCTTGGCACTGTCTTTGGTTTTCTATTCCTCGTTGCTATGGTAGctgtcattttctttttcctacGACACAAAGG GGCTAAGAAGGAAGGGAATTTCGCGATTCCTGTCTATTATTCAAACAGGGACAACGTGACAGTCAGAGCCAAGGAGGACTACAGCAGCACATCTCTCAACAACCACACTTAA
- the LOC136191650 gene encoding DNA repair protein XRCC1-like, which produces MPDLPISDVVSFSSEDPAHCAKNLLKADAFRKWNCQEAEEKQASVILQLEKASEINGIDIGNDWSAFIEVLVNRSSSDDPDYKVLLVTSSFMSPSDCKNGANASRVRMFGMDNLNKTTVKEKWDRVKIICTQPYNKTVKYGLSFVRFLGPQGASSKDSLSFGGFKLRDDASDDVRHRGLCL; this is translated from the exons ATGCCCGACCTTCCaatcagcgacgtcgtgtcTTTCAGCAGTGAAGATCCT GCCCACTGCGCCAAGAATCTCCTCAAAGCGGACGCCTTTCGCAAATGGAATTGCCAGGAGGCCGAAGAAAAGCAAGCATCCGTCATACTCCAG CTCGAAAAAGCGAGCGAAATAAACGGAATCGATATCG GAAACGATTGGTCGGCTTTTATCGAAGTTTTGGTGAACCGCTCCAGCTCCGATGACCCAGATTACAAg gttcttttggtcacgtcgtcgtttatGAGTCCGTCTGATTGCAAGAACGGTGCTAATGCAAGTCGTGTACGCATGTTCG GTATGGATAATCTCAATAAGACGACGGTAAAGGAGAAATGGGATCGTGTGAAAATCATATGCACGCAGCCTTATAACAAG ACTGTAAAATATGGGCTTTCGTTTGTGAGATTCTTAGGACCCCAGGGGGCTTCTTCTAAGGACTCA CTTTCGTTTGGCGGTTTCAAATTGAGAGATGATGCCTCAGATGACGTACGTCACCGTGGGCTCTGCCTTTAA